In the genome of Cronobacter malonaticus LMG 23826, one region contains:
- the malF gene encoding maltose ABC transporter permease MalF, producing MDVIKKKHWWQSDALKWSAIGLLGLLVGYLVVLMYAQGEYLFAIMTLILSSIGLYIFANRRAYAWRYVYPGLAGMGLFVLFPLACTIAIAFTNYSSTNQLTQERAREVLMDRKYQAGESYTFGLYPAGDQWRLALTDGASGNYYVSEPFKFGGEQKLKLSAAPALPEGERASLRVITQNRQALNQITAELPDESQLVMSSLRQFSGTRPLYTLAGDGTLTNNQSGVKYRPNNDIGFYQSVNADGQWGDEKLSPGYTVTIGWDNFLRVFADEGIQKPFMAIFVWTVVFAALTVVLTVAVGMVLACLVQWESLKGKAIYRVLLILPYAVPSFISILIFKGLFNQSFGEINMMLSALFGIKPAWFTDPTTARTMIIIVNTWLGYPYMMILCMGLLKAIPDDLYEASAMDGAGPFQNFFKITFPLLIKPLTPLMIASFAFNFNNFVLILLLTNGGPDRIGTTTPAGYTDLLVSYTWRIAFEGGGGQDFGLAAAIATLIFLLVGALAVVNLKATRIKFD from the coding sequence ATGGATGTCATTAAAAAGAAACACTGGTGGCAAAGCGACGCGCTGAAATGGTCGGCGATTGGTCTGCTGGGCTTACTGGTGGGTTACCTTGTCGTTTTAATGTACGCACAGGGGGAATACCTGTTCGCCATCATGACGCTGATTTTAAGCTCAATTGGCCTCTACATTTTCGCGAATCGCCGCGCCTACGCGTGGCGTTATGTTTATCCGGGTCTCGCGGGCATGGGGCTTTTCGTGCTCTTTCCGCTCGCCTGCACCATCGCCATCGCCTTTACCAACTACAGCAGCACCAACCAGCTCACGCAGGAGCGCGCGCGTGAAGTGCTGATGGATCGTAAATATCAGGCGGGCGAAAGCTACACCTTTGGCCTGTATCCCGCAGGCGATCAGTGGCGTCTGGCCCTCACGGACGGCGCCAGCGGCAACTATTATGTCTCTGAACCGTTTAAATTTGGCGGCGAGCAGAAACTGAAGCTTTCCGCCGCGCCTGCCCTGCCGGAAGGCGAACGCGCCAGCCTGCGTGTTATCACTCAGAATCGCCAGGCGCTGAACCAGATCACCGCCGAACTGCCGGACGAAAGCCAGCTCGTTATGAGTTCGCTGCGCCAGTTCTCCGGCACCCGTCCGCTCTATACGCTCGCCGGTGACGGCACGCTCACTAATAATCAGAGCGGCGTGAAATACCGCCCGAACAACGATATCGGCTTTTATCAGTCGGTGAACGCCGACGGCCAGTGGGGCGATGAGAAGCTCAGCCCGGGTTACACCGTGACCATCGGCTGGGATAATTTCCTGCGCGTCTTTGCCGATGAAGGCATCCAGAAACCATTTATGGCCATCTTCGTCTGGACGGTCGTCTTCGCGGCGCTGACCGTCGTGCTGACGGTGGCGGTCGGCATGGTGCTGGCGTGCCTGGTGCAGTGGGAATCGCTGAAGGGTAAAGCCATCTACCGCGTGCTGCTCATTCTGCCGTATGCGGTGCCGTCGTTTATTTCCATTCTGATTTTCAAAGGGCTGTTCAACCAGAGTTTTGGTGAGATCAACATGATGCTGAGCGCGCTGTTTGGCATCAAGCCGGCGTGGTTTACCGACCCGACGACCGCGCGCACCATGATCATCATCGTCAACACCTGGCTTGGCTATCCGTACATGATGATCCTCTGCATGGGGCTGCTGAAAGCTATCCCGGACGATCTCTACGAGGCCTCCGCAATGGACGGCGCCGGTCCGTTCCAGAACTTCTTTAAAATCACGTTCCCGTTGCTTATCAAGCCGCTAACGCCGCTGATGATCGCAAGCTTCGCGTTTAACTTTAATAACTTCGTGCTGATCCTGCTGTTAACCAACGGCGGCCCGGACCGCATCGGCACCACGACGCCTGCGGGCTATACCGACTTGCTCGTGAGCTACACCTGGCGTATCGCCTTTGAAGGCGGCGGCGGTCAGGACTTTGGCCTCGCGGCGGCTATCGCCACGCTTATCTTCCTGCTGGTGGGCGCGCTGGCGGTCGTGAACCTCAAAGCCACGCGCATTAAGTTTGATTAA